A single genomic interval of Comamonas sp. 26 harbors:
- a CDS encoding ATP-binding protein, with protein sequence MNNAQELRQAIEHCVIQHPEFRKHADSLQQRIDDAIAGYSPRIEWLIGPPQVGKHVLCNMLSRQYPSQRINGKLQIPVLAANLPSSITPEMLPTMLLSKLGQPLPQKTSENDVMFKRLCDWLHLAGTKVVIFENASYLVNPRARMQPLGAGDWFKSLVHITGVTVVLMGLPRLEQLFTCNPELRSSAAEAIFRHHTGCLSAAFQRTPWCTGPDKRPCGAKLQTFGSGRQADGRLARPAYQGHCSGGMRASNYALRHKRRDLRGFTRRDFPYPGRPPRLD encoded by the coding sequence ATGAACAACGCCCAAGAACTTCGCCAAGCCATTGAACACTGCGTGATTCAGCATCCTGAATTTCGCAAACACGCCGACAGCCTGCAACAGCGCATTGACGATGCCATTGCCGGCTATTCGCCGCGTATCGAGTGGCTGATTGGACCGCCCCAAGTGGGCAAACATGTGCTGTGCAACATGCTGTCGCGCCAATACCCATCGCAACGCATCAACGGCAAACTACAAATCCCAGTGCTGGCGGCCAACCTCCCCTCCAGCATCACCCCGGAAATGCTGCCCACTATGTTGCTAAGCAAGCTGGGCCAACCTCTACCGCAAAAAACCAGCGAAAACGATGTGATGTTCAAACGCCTGTGTGACTGGCTTCATCTGGCCGGAACCAAGGTGGTGATTTTTGAGAACGCCAGTTACCTGGTCAACCCTAGGGCTCGCATGCAACCACTGGGTGCCGGTGACTGGTTCAAATCGCTGGTGCACATCACCGGCGTGACCGTGGTGCTGATGGGTCTTCCTCGTCTTGAGCAGCTTTTTACCTGTAACCCAGAGCTTCGCTCATCCGCCGCTGAAGCCATTTTTAGACATCACACTGGATGTCTGTCAGCGGCATTTCAACGGACGCCTTGGTGCACAGGACCAGACAAACGCCCCTGCGGAGCAAAACTTCAAACATTTGGCAGTGGCCGCCAAGCAGATGGGCGTCTCGCGCGCCCTGCTTATCAAGGCCATTGCTCAGGGGGAATGCGCGCATCGAACTATGCGTTACGGCACAAAAGGCGAGACCTTCGAGGTTTCACTAGAAGAGATTTCCCGTATCCAGGTCGCCCGCCAAGACTGGATTGA